One genomic window of Quercus robur chromosome 6, dhQueRobu3.1, whole genome shotgun sequence includes the following:
- the LOC126688795 gene encoding cysteine protease XCP1-like: MAFSSHSKISFLALFSVSLFACCALAHDFSIVGYSPEHLTCMDKIIELFESWVSKHGKTYRSIEEKLHRFEIFKDNLKHIDERNKEISSYWLGLNEFADLSHEEFKKKYLGLKPALPETRGSSRDFSYRDVVDLPKSVDWRNKGAVTPVKNQGSCGSCWAFSTVAAVEGINQIVTGNLTSLSEQQLIDCDRIFNNGCNGGLMDYAFQFIVSNGGLHKEEDYPYLMDEGSCEEQKEEMEVVKISGYQDVPQNDEESLLKALAHQPLSVAIEASGRDFQFYSGGIFNGHCGTEIDHGVTAVGYGSLKGSDYIIVKNSWGPKWGEKGYIRMKRNTGKPEGLCGINNMASYPTKKN, from the exons ATGGCTTTCTCTTCACATTCTAAGATCTCCTTTCTGGCCTTATTTTCTGTGTCTCTCTTTGCATGTTGTGCTCTGGCTCATGATTTTTCGATTGTGGGTTATTCACCGGAACACTTGACTTGCATGGATAAAATCATAGAGCTATTTGAATCATGGGTGTCAAAACATGGCAAAACTTACAGGAGCATTGAAGAGAAGTTGCATAGGTTTGAGATATTCAAAGACAACTTGAAACACATTGATGAGAGGAACAAAGAGATTAGTAGCTACTGGCTTGGGTTGAATGAGTTTGCAGACTTAAGccatgaggagttcaagaaaaaGTATCTAGGATTGAAACCTGCTTTGCCAGAAACAAGAGGGTCCTCTAGAGATTTCAGTTATAGAGATGTGGTGGATCTGCCCAAGTCTGTGGATTGGAGAAACAAAGGAGCTGTTACTCCAGTCAAGAACCAAGGTTCATGTG GTAGTTGTTGGGCATTTTCAACTGTAGCAGCTGTCGAGGGCATCAACCAGATAGTCACTGGAAATTTAACTTCATTGTCCGAGCAACAGCTAATTGATTGTGATAGAATTTTCAATAATGGCTGCAATGGGGGTTTGATGGATTATGCATTCCAATTCATTGTCTCCAATGGTGGATTGCATAAGGAGGAAGACTATCCATATTTAATGGATGAAGGAAGCTGTGAAGAGCAGAAG GAAGAAATGGAGGTAGTGAAAATTAGTGGTTATCAAGATGTGCCACAAAATGATGAAGAAAGTCTTTTGAAGGCACTTGCTCATCAGCCTCTCAGTGTAGCTATCGAGGCCTCCGGTCGAGATTTCCAATTTTATAGCGGG GGAATATTCAATGGGCATTGTGGAACTGAGATAGATCATGGAGTAACAGCTGTTGGATATGGTTCATTGAAGGGGTCAGATTACATCATCGTGAAGAATTCATGGGGACCTAAGTGGGGGGAGAAAGGGTACATAAGGATGAAGAGAAACACTGGAAAACCAGAGGGGCTTTGTGGTATCAACAATATGGCTTCATATCCTACCAAAAAGAATTGA
- the LOC126688796 gene encoding uncharacterized protein LOC126688796, protein MAAKKIIAICQSGGEFVTNKDGSLSYSGGDAYAIDIDQQTQLSDFKSEIAEMFSCSVDNMILKYFLPGNKKTLITISKDKDLQRMVNFIGDSVTVDVFIMSEEAAARNLSIMPCSRSSRTTVSEAVVPVVAPIDIPVDTAQVIEPIEIGIPNEEAPLICHDGSNDDKHRKAAQQWENTITGVDQRFNSFSEFREALHKYSIAHGFAYRYKKNDSHRVTVKCKSQGCPWRIYASRLSTTQLICIKKMNTEHTCEGATVKAGYRATRGWVGSIIKEKLKVSPNYKPKDIADDIKREYGIQLNYSQAWRAKEIAREQLQGSYKEAYTLLPFFCEKIKDTNPGSVATFTTKDDSSFHRFFVSFHASISGFQQGCRPLLFLDSTPLNSKYQGVLLSATAADGDDGIFPVAFAVVDAETNDNWHWFLGELKSAVSTPQQLTFVADFQNDLKKSLAEIFDKCYHSYCLRHLAEKLNKDLKGQFSHEARRFMINDFYAAAYAPKLEGFQRSADNIKGISPEAYNWVIQSEPEHWANAFFAGARYNHMTSNFGQQFYSWVSEAHELPITQMIDVLRGKMMESIYTRRVDSSQWTTKLTPSKEERLQKETSIARSLQVLISHGSTFEVRGESVDIVDIDHWDCSCKEWQLTGLPCCHAIAVFECIGRNPYDYCSRYFTAESYQLTYAESIQPVPNVDRPIPDESALAIVTVTPPPTKRPPGRPKMKQSESIDIIKRQLQCSKCKGLGHNKKTCKDS, encoded by the exons ATGGCTGCGAAGAAAATTATAGCAATTTGTCAGTCAGGTGGGGAGTTCGTGACGAATAAAGATGGGTCCTTGTCCTATAGTGGGGGTGATGCTTATGCCATAGACATTGATCAGCAAACGCAGTTAAGTGATTTCAAGTCAGAAATAGCTGAGATGTTCAGTTGTAGTGTTGATAACATGATTCTCAAGTACTTCCTTCCCGGGAATAAGAAAACCCTCATCACAATTTCCAAAGACAAGGACTTGCAACGAATGGTGAATTTCATTGGCGATTCTGTCACGGTTGATGTCTTTATCATGTCGGAGGAAGCTGCTGCTCGAAATTTATCCATCATGCCTTGTAGTAG GTCGAGTAGGACAACTGTATCAGAAGCTGTGGTTCCTGTTGTTGCCCCAATTGATATTCCAGTCGATACAGCTCAAGTCATTGAACCTATAGAGATTGGTATACCTAATGAAGAAGCCCCTTTAATTTGTCATGATGGTTCTAATGATGACAAGCATCGGAAAGCTGCACAACAGTGGGAAAACACCATCACCGGTGTGGACCAAAGGTTTAATAGTTTTAGTGAATTCCGAGAAGCATTGCATAAATACTCAATTGCCCATGGGTTTGCTTATAGATATAAGAAAAATGACAGCCATCGCGTCACTGTCAAATGCAAATCCCAAGGTTGTCCGTGGCGGATATATGCATCAAGGTTGTCTACCACCCAATTGATTTGTATCAAGAAAATGAACACAGAGCATACTTGTGAAGGAGCCACTGTGAAAGCAGGGTATAGAGCAACTAGAGGTTGGGTGGGAAGTATTATAAAGGAGAAGTTGAAAGTTTCCCCAAACTACAAGCCAAAGGATATTGCGGATGACATCAAACGAGAGTATGGGATTCAATTGAACTATTCTCAGGCATGGCGTGCAAAAGAGATTGCAAGGGAGCAGCTTCAAGGATCCTATAAAGAGGCATATACTTTGTTACCCTTTTTCTGTGAAAAGATAAAGGATACTAATCCAGGGAGTGTCGCCACATTTACCACTAAGGATGACTCAAGCTTCCATCGTTTCTTTGTATCATTCCATGCCTCAATATCTGGTTTTCAGCAAGGATGTCGCCCTCTCCTTTTCCTTGATAGCACTCCTTTAAACTCAAAATACCAAGGGGTATTGCTATCTGCAACAGCTGCTGATGGTGATGATGGTATCTTTCCTGTAGCTTTTGCTGTTGTAGATGCTGAGACTAATGACAACTGGCATTGGTTCTTAGGGGAACTTAAATCTGCTGTGTCAACACCTCAGCAGCTTACATTTGTTGCAGATTTTCAGAATGATTTGAAGAAGTCATTGGCTGAGATATTTGATAAATGCTACCACAGCTATTGTTTACGTCATCTTGCTGAGAAACTTAATAAGGACTTGAAGGGGCAGTTTTCTCACGAGGCAAGACGATTTATGATTAATGATTTTTATGCTGCTGCTTATGCACCCAAACTTGAGGGTTTCCAGCGTAGTGCTGATAACATTAAAGGAATTTCTCCTGAAGCTTACAATTGGGTAATACAAAGTGAGCCAGAGCACTGGGCAAATGCGTTCTTTGCAGGAGCAAGGTATAATCACATGACATCAAACTTTGGACAACAATTCTACAGTTGGGTATCAGAGGCGCATGAGCTGCCAATCACACAGATGATTGATGTATTACGAGGTAAGATGATGGAATCCATCTATACACGTCGGGTAGATTCCAGTCAATGGACAACAAAGTTAACTCCATCCAAGGAAGAAAGGCTACAAAAGGAAACTTCAATAGCTCGATCACTTCAAGTGTTAATCTCACATGGTAGCACATTTGAGGTTCGAGGAGAATCTGTTGATATTGTTGATATTGATCATTGGGATTGTAGCTGCAAAGAATGGCAACTTACTGGTTTACCTTGCTGCCATGCTATTGCTGTCTTTGAATGCATTGGTAGGAACCCATATGATTATTGCTCTAGATATTTCACAGCTGAGAGTTACCAATTAACGTATGCAGAGTCCATTCAGCCTGTTCCAAATGTAGACAGACCAATCCCAGATGAATCAGCTTTGGCGATAGTTACTGTAACCCCTCCACCTACTAAACGACCACCAGGCCGACCAAAGATGAAGCAGTCTGAATCCATAGACATAATTAAACGCCAGCTCCAGTGTAGCAAGTGCAAGGGCCTTGGCCACAATAAGAAGACATGCAAAGATTCCTAG